The following coding sequences are from one Oncorhynchus clarkii lewisi isolate Uvic-CL-2024 chromosome 20, UVic_Ocla_1.0, whole genome shotgun sequence window:
- the LOC139376686 gene encoding diacylglycerol lipase-beta: protein MPGMIAFGRRWGIASDDLVFSGSFELFVRVLWWIWTLALYTLHKGKFDCSGGRVLHSYLVVLLVLLAFIILSLCAIVYVSAQGTITNPGPRRSIPVLVYVRAMLYVPELIWAILGAIWVSDDSRGCEPAEVGAVIAAVVASWILLLSTGVGVLFVFDPLGSRLPGPPSQEQLGVRDLESSEGSQLLSTARSVAVRVWESRLRLLCCCLPQDESHRAAFSSIAQLVSGFFSDTDLVPSDIAVGLALLHQEQDKKEQCRDPDEVLPHSPSSPIAEDLEAELEKAAHCMQFAIAAYGWPMYVYSNPLTGACKLSGDCCKTQSAEYDIVGGDNMGCHFSSILHSTGLQYRDFIYVSFHNQIYEIPFFVALDHKREAVLVAIRGTLSLRDLLTDLSADCENLPVEGVSGTCYAHKGMSQAAGYIYKKLLNDGILNQAFTIAPEYKLVITGHSLGGGTASLLAILLRSSFPTLQCYAFSPPGGLMSKALAEYSKDFVVSVVLGKDLVPRLSYPNMEDLKRRILKMVSNCNKPKYRILLQGCWYELFGGDPDDFPTEMDRREEELSQPLLGEETLLIRGSSSYQSLASEDSPVHCAHLPLYLPGRILHITEDGPSRRSCFSQVRYRAEWSSETAFRSVLISPRMIADHMPDAVLRSLHSMTQDRPFNLCPSSLSNSHLNVI, encoded by the exons ATGCCTGGAATGATAGCGTTTGGTCGGCGATGGGGCATCGCAAGCGACGACCTGGTATTTTCCGGCTCTTTTGAGCTGTTCGTCAGGGTTCTATG GTGGATCTGGACGCTGGCTCTGTACACTCTCCATAAGGGGAAGTTTGACTGTTCTGGTGGGAGAGTTCTACACAGCTACCTGGTGGTTTTACTGGTCCTGTTGGCTTTCATCATCCTGTCTTTATGTGCCATCGTCTACGTCAGCGCTCAAG GGACCATCACTAACCCGGGCCCGCGACGCTCCATCCCGGTGCTGGTGTATGTGCGGGCGATGCTGTACGTCCCTGAGCTGATCTGGGCCATCCTGGGGGCCATCTGGGTGTCTGATGACAGCCGGGGCTGTGAGCCTGCTGAGGTGGGGGCCGTCATTGCTGCAGTGGTCGCCAG TTGGATCCTGCTGCTGTCCACAGGGGTGGGAGTGCTGTTTGTGTTCGACCCACTGGGCAGCCGCCTTCCTGGGCCTCCGTCCCAGGAGCAGCTAGGGGTAAGGGACCTGGAGAGCAGTGAGGGCTCCCAGCTCCTGTCCACCGCCCGCTCCGTGGCTGTCAGGGTGTGGGAGAGCAGGCTAAGGCTGCTCTGCTGCTGCCTGCCTCAGGATGAGAGCCACAGAGCTGCCTTCTCCAGCATAGCTCAGCTTGTCAGCGGATTCTTCTCG GATACAGACCTGGTTCCCAGTGACATCGCAGTGGGTCTGGCTCTGCTACATCAGGAGCAGGATAAGAAGGAGCAGTGTAGGGATCCAGACGAAGTCCTGCCTCACAGCCCCTCATCACCTATC GCGGAGGATCTTGAGGCAGAGCTGGAGAAGGCAGCCCACTGTATGCAATTTGCTATAGCAGCGTATGGTTGGCCCATGTATGTCTACTCCAACCCACTCACTGGAGCCTGCAAACTCAGCGGGGACTG CTGTAAGACCCAGTCTGCTGAGTATGACATTGTCGGAGGAGACAACATGGGCTGCCAtttctcctccatcctccacagCACCGGCCTACAGTACAGAGACTTCATCTACGTTAGCTTTCACAACCAG ATCTATGAAATTCCATTCTTTGTGGCTCTGGACCATAAGAGAGAGGCAGTACTGGTGGCTATCAGAGGAACACTGTCACTCCGG GATTTGCTGACTGACCTGTCTGCAGACTGTGAGAACCTCCCAGTAGAGGGAGTGTCAGGAACATGCTATGCTCACAAG GGCATGTCTCAGGCAGCCGGCTACATCTATAAGAAACTCCTCAACGATGGCATTCTAAACCAGGCTTTCACCATCGCGCCT gagTACAAGCTAGTCATCACAGGCCACAGTCTTGGAGGGGGTACAGCCTCTCTCCTGGCCATTCTATTACGTAGCTCCTTCCCCACCCTACAGTGTTACGCCTTCTCTCCACCAGGGGGACTCATGAG TAAAGCCCTGGCGGAATATTCCAAAGACTTTGTGGTGTCTGTTGTGTTGGGGAAGGACTTGGTGCCAAG GTTGAGTTATCCCAACATGGAGGACTTGAAAAGGAGAATATTAAAAATGGTTTCTAATTGCAATAAGCCCAAG tACCGTATCCTACTCCAGGGCTGTTGGTATGAGTTGTTTGGGGGAGATCCTGATGACTTCCCTACTGAGATGGACAGGCGGGAGGAGGAACTTAGCCAGCCGCTCCTGGGGGAGGAGACACTGCTGATTCGTGGCTCCTCATCCTATCAAAGCCTGGCTTCCGAGGACTCGCCGGTACACTGCGCCCACCTGCCACTTTATTTACCGGGACGTATACTGCACATTACAGAGGACGGCCCATCGCGGAG GTCCTGTTTTTCCCAGGTGCGTTACCGGGCGGAGTGGTCCAGTGAGACAGCATTCCGGAGTGTTCTCATCAGTCCTAGGATGATCGCCGACCACATGCCTGATGCTGTACTCCGATCTCTCCACAGTATGACGCAGGACAGACCCTTCAACCTCTGCCCCTCGTCGCTTAGCAACAGCCACCTCAACGTCATCTGA